In the Candidatus Omnitrophota bacterium genome, one interval contains:
- a CDS encoding AbrB/MazE/SpoVT family DNA-binding domain-containing protein gives MDIIRHPNQMGQITLPKEYLSKLGLGCEDYFRIELQNDTIVLTPMSIEPKFTKKELNKLNMLFDDKKNSGKIFSSSKSALFSLKKQIKK, from the coding sequence ATGGATATAATCCGGCACCCTAATCAAATGGGGCAGATAACTCTGCCAAAAGAGTATCTCAGCAAACTCGGGCTCGGTTGTGAAGATTATTTTCGCATAGAGTTACAAAATGACACTATTGTTTTAACCCCGATGAGCATAGAGCCTAAATTCACAAAAAAAGAACTCAATAAACTTAATATGCTTTTTGATGATAAAAAAAACAGCGGAAAAATATTTTCATCTTCAAAGAGCGCCCTCTTTTCATTGAAGAAACAGATTAAAAAATAG